Sequence from the Curtobacterium sp. MCLR17_007 genome:
GGTGGTGGGTCAGGTGGTCCGGCCCGCGGTGGCGGGCGTGACGGACAGGAGGCTCGTGGCGAGGAACCCGAACCGGTCCGGATCCGCGGCGGCCGGGTTGGCGGCCAGCCACGGGGCCAGGTCACCGGCGCGGGGGGCGGTGGACGCGCCTCCGGGCCGGGAGACGGTGATCGCGGCGACGAGCGCGGCGAAGTCGACCCGCTCGCGCAGCGGCAGGTCGGTGAGCGAGGCCACGGCGAGCGCGGCGCAGAAGACGTCACCGGCGCCGGTCGCGTCGACCGCGCGGACCCGGACGGGCGCCGCGACGACCTCGTCGCCGGTGCTCGCGTCGACCGCGACGACGCCGTCGCCGCCCATGGTCACGACACTGAGCGGGACACGCTCGGCCAGCGCTCGTGCGGCTCGGACCGGGTCGTCGGTGCGGGTGTAGGCCATCGCCTCGCGGTCGTTCGGGGTGAACGCGTACGCGCCGTCGATCGCGTCGAGGAGTGCGGGGTCCCAGGCGCCGGACGCGTCCCAGCCGACGTCGGCGAAGACACGCAGACCCCGATCACCGCTGGCGCGGACCCAGTCGGCGGTGGTCGCGTCGACGTGGAGTGCGGCGACGCGCCCGCCCCGTGCCGGCAGCAGGTCGTCGAGGGCGACGGGGGACTCGGTCCCACCGGTGACGATCGCGCGGTCGCCGTCGTACCCGAGGCAGGCGCTGACCGGGACGCTCCAGCCCGGCACCGTACGGAGCAGGTCGGTGCCGATGCCCTCGGCCGCCAGCGACGACCGGCACAGGTCGCTCAGGGCGTCGTCCCCGACGGCCGCACAGGCGTCGGTGGACGCACCGAGGCGGGCCGCGGCGATCGCGAAGTTGGCGATGCCGCCGGGCGTCCAGGCGAAGTGCCGGGTCCAGTGCTCCTCGCCCAGGACGGGTGCGCCGTGCAGGTCGGCGAACACCGCGTCGAAGAACAGCATGCCGGCAACGAGCACGTCGGCATCGGTGCTGAGGTGCAGTCGGTCGTCCATCGCGGTCTCCATCGGTCGGCGCTGAGGAAGTTGTAACACAGATCGATCCCGATCGCGCAGGATTTTGGTTGAAGATCATTGCAAGTTGATCGATTTTGATCGCTATGCTGGTGACCATGAAGGACATCCGCGATCTCGCCATCCTCGATCGACTGCGGGCCGCCCGCGCCGCGTCGGTGACCGACCTGGCCGAGGCGACCGGGTCCAGCGTCGCGACGATCCGCCGCGACCTGCAGCGGCTCGACGATGCCGGCCTGCTGCGGCGCACCCGCGGCGGCGCGGTCCTCGCCGACGGCCACGAGGGCGACGCCCCGTTCCCCGAGGTCGAGACCGTGCACCGCGACGAGAAGGTCCGCATCGCCCGGGCCGCCGCCGACCTGATCGAGGACGGCCACACCGTGGTGCTCGACATCGGTACGACCGTCCTGCAGCTCGCGATGCTGCTGCGCGGGCGCCCCGTCACCGTCATCACCGCGAACATGGCGGTGTTCGAGGCGCTCAAGGACGACGCCGCCGTGCACCTCGTGCTGCTGCCGGGCGACTACGACCCCGTGTACCACTGCGTCTCGGGACCCCTGACCACCGACTCGCTCCGACTCATCCGCGCCGACCACGCCTTCCTGGGCGTCAGCGGGATCTCGGCGAGCGGCGACCTGCGCGACACCACGATCGCGCAGGTCCCCATCAAGCAGGCGATCGCCACCGCGTGCGACGAGGTCACCGTCCTCGCCGACAGCAGCAAGTTCCCGGGCACCGGGGCCGCGCGCATCGACCTGCCGTCATCGATCGTGCGGGTCGTCACCGACGCCGAACCGCCGGTCCCGGTCGCCGCCGCGTTCGCCGCGCACGGCGTGGAGGTTCTCGTCCCGTGAAGCTCGTCATGATCGGCGGTGGCGGGTTCCGCACGCCGCTGGTGTACTCCGCCCTGCTCCGCGACCACGCCCCCGGGCGGGTCACCGAGGTCGCCCTCGTCGACGTCGACGCCGACCGCCTGCGCACGATGGCCCGGATCCTCGCCGACCAGGCCGACGGGGTCGCCGACGCCCCCGTCGTCTCCGTGCACACCGACGTCGAGGCGGCGCTCCCCGGTGCCGACTTCGTGTTCTCGGCGATCCGGGTCGCGGGGATGGAGGGCCGGGCGACCGACGAGCGGATCGGCCAGTCCCACGGCGTGATCGGGCAGGAGACCGTCGGCTTCGGCGGGATCTCGTACGCGCTCCGCACGCTGCCGATCGTCATGGAGCTGGCTCGGACGATCCGCCGTCTTGCTCCGGACGCCTGGGTGATCAACTTCACCAACCCCGCCGGCGTCGTCACCGAGGCCATGTCGACCGTGCTGGGTGACCGTGTGATCGGCATCTGCGACTCGCCGATCGGCCTGGCCCGTCGTGCGCTGGGCACGCTCGGCATCCAGCACGGCCCCGACGTCGAGCTCGAGTACGCGGGTCTGAACCACCTGGGCTGGCTGACCGCCCTGCGCGTCGACGGGGTTGACCGGCTGCCCGAGGTGCTCGCCGACCCGGGGCGGATCGAGTCCTTCGAAGAGGGCCGCCTGTTCGGCGCCGAGTGGGTGCAGGCGCTCGGGGCGCTGCCGAACGAGTACCTGCACTACTACGCCTACCGCCGGGACGTGCTGCAGGCCGACCAGTACGCGCCGCACACCCGCGCGCGCTACCTGGTCGAACAGCAGGACCGGTTCTGGGCGGACGCCGCGCAGAGCCCCCAGCCGTTCCACACCTGGCAGGAGAGCCGCCACGAGCGTGAGTCGACCTACATGGCGACCAACCGCGATTCGGTCGGCATGGGGGAGCGCGACCTCGAGGACATGACCTCCGGCGGCTACGAGGACGTCGCGCTCTCGCTCATGCGGGGCATCGCGTACGACCAGCCTGCCCGGCTCATCCTCAACGTGCCGAACCGGGGCACGCTCGCCGGACTCGACGACGACGCCGTGGTCGAGGTCCCGTGCACCGTCGACGCATCCGGCGCGCACCCGATCGCCGGAGCCCGCGTGCCCGACTTCGGGCTCGGCACCGTCACCGCGGTCAAGTACGTCGAGCGCCAGACGATCGAGGCAGCGCTCCACGGCTCCCGTTCCGCCGCGCTGCGCGCACTCGCCCACCACCCGCTCGTGGACTCCGTCCGGGTCGCCCGGGCGCTGCTCGAGGACGCGACCACGTCGTTTCCGCACCTGTCCTACCTGAGCTGACCCGCGACTCCCGGTCGACCCACCGACCGTGCTCGTCCCAGCAGCCCTGCCCACCCTGGCCCCGCCCACACGGCCCGTCCCGAAAGCCCCGCCATGCACCAGAACCAGAAGCTCGTCGAGGAGCGCATCGAGCGCGTCCTGAACGAACGGATCGTCCCCGCCGTCCACCAGGCCCGCACGCCCGTCGCACTGCGTGCGTGGCAGGTGCCCGACGAACCGGTGCCCGCGGACGAGGCCCTGGGCGCCGAGTACCGTCCCTTCGCGGTCGGTGAGCCGTGGGGTCGGGCGTGGTCGACCTGGTGGTTCGAGGTCACCGGCACGGTGCCGCCCGAGTGGGCCGGCCGGACCGTCGAGCTGCTCGTCGACCCCGGGTTCCAGGGGGACTGGCCCGGCAACCAGGCCGAGGGGCTGCTGCACACGCCGGACGGCACGCCGGTCAAGGGCATCCACCCGCGCAACCACTACCTGCGCATCGCGGACCAGGCGGAGGGCGGCGAGCAGGTGCACTACTTCCTCGAGGCCGCGGCCAACCCTGACATCCTGGTCAACGAGTTCGTCCCGACGCGGTACGGCTCGAAGAAGACCGCGCCCGAGACGCCGATCTACACCTTCCGCACCGCGGAGCTCGCCGTGTTCGAGCCCGAGGTCTGGGCGCTGCGGTTCGACGTCGAGGTGCTGTTCCAGATGGTGCGGGAGCTACCCGAGACCGACCCCCGCCGCGACGAGGTGCTGCGCGACCTGGAACGCGCGATGGACGTGCTGGCACTCGACGACATCGTCGGCACCGCAGGCGCCGCACGCGCCGAGCTCGCCGGTGCCCTCGCCAGCCCGGCCAACCGCTCCGCCCACCGCCTGAGCGGCATCGGGCACGCGCACATCGACAGCGCCTGGCTCTGGCCGATCCGTGAGACCAAGCGCAAGACCGGCCGGACGTTCTCGAACGTGCTCTCCCTGGCCGAGCAGTACCCGGACCTGAAGTTCGCCGCGTCGAGCGCCCAGCAGTACGCCTGGGTCAAGGAGCGGTACCCGTCGGTCTTCGCCGGGATCAAGGCCGCCATCGCGCGCGGCCAGTGGATC
This genomic interval carries:
- a CDS encoding PfkB family carbohydrate kinase, with translation MDDRLHLSTDADVLVAGMLFFDAVFADLHGAPVLGEEHWTRHFAWTPGGIANFAIAAARLGASTDACAAVGDDALSDLCRSSLAAEGIGTDLLRTVPGWSVPVSACLGYDGDRAIVTGGTESPVALDDLLPARGGRVAALHVDATTADWVRASGDRGLRVFADVGWDASGAWDPALLDAIDGAYAFTPNDREAMAYTRTDDPVRAARALAERVPLSVVTMGGDGVVAVDASTGDEVVAAPVRVRAVDATGAGDVFCAALAVASLTDLPLRERVDFAALVAAITVSRPGGASTAPRAGDLAPWLAANPAAADPDRFGFLATSLLSVTPATAGRTT
- a CDS encoding DeoR/GlpR family DNA-binding transcription regulator; translated protein: MKDIRDLAILDRLRAARAASVTDLAEATGSSVATIRRDLQRLDDAGLLRRTRGGAVLADGHEGDAPFPEVETVHRDEKVRIARAAADLIEDGHTVVLDIGTTVLQLAMLLRGRPVTVITANMAVFEALKDDAAVHLVLLPGDYDPVYHCVSGPLTTDSLRLIRADHAFLGVSGISASGDLRDTTIAQVPIKQAIATACDEVTVLADSSKFPGTGAARIDLPSSIVRVVTDAEPPVPVAAAFAAHGVEVLVP
- a CDS encoding 6-phospho-beta-glucosidase, translated to MKLVMIGGGGFRTPLVYSALLRDHAPGRVTEVALVDVDADRLRTMARILADQADGVADAPVVSVHTDVEAALPGADFVFSAIRVAGMEGRATDERIGQSHGVIGQETVGFGGISYALRTLPIVMELARTIRRLAPDAWVINFTNPAGVVTEAMSTVLGDRVIGICDSPIGLARRALGTLGIQHGPDVELEYAGLNHLGWLTALRVDGVDRLPEVLADPGRIESFEEGRLFGAEWVQALGALPNEYLHYYAYRRDVLQADQYAPHTRARYLVEQQDRFWADAAQSPQPFHTWQESRHERESTYMATNRDSVGMGERDLEDMTSGGYEDVALSLMRGIAYDQPARLILNVPNRGTLAGLDDDAVVEVPCTVDASGAHPIAGARVPDFGLGTVTAVKYVERQTIEAALHGSRSAALRALAHHPLVDSVRVARALLEDATTSFPHLSYLS